The following proteins come from a genomic window of Triticum aestivum cultivar Chinese Spring chromosome 6A, IWGSC CS RefSeq v2.1, whole genome shotgun sequence:
- the LOC123128060 gene encoding C2 and GRAM domain-containing protein At1g03370: MRLTVRVIGARNLRAMDFNGFSDPYVKLQVGKQRFKTKVVKMNLNPEWDQEFSFVVADVREVLKLDVYDEDMIGTDDFLGQVRVTLEDLLAVENFSLGTRWYQLLPKTKSDKAINCGEICLAISLETAGATRSWSDDLATELTGTQKEDSLQSSQSAGSSSAALAYEENEASKEDNVNEYFSDGTEIPEDDKCGEVRDPEDRFNGIPTEISNEAETSKTEKLDKPSLVDRVYQMFAKKNDDISSTSLTKTEALEEVQQAPAVFEAPLSQNSDISSEITFAELLRSFESRHEEVEMPVNLQGILVNQSYFTSPSDLNNLLFSPDSDFRQTLVQLQGCTDFKTEPWRIDNDGESLKRVISYTTAPSKLVKAVKATEEQSYLKADGKEYSVLLSASTPDVPCGTYFRTEVLFRIMPGPELDSEQQTSHLVISWRMNFLQSTMMKSIIENGARQGLEQNYSQFSDLLSEKIKPIDVDDAGSDKEQVLASLQGGQESDWKIAFLYFCNFGVLSSLFVALYIGVHVSLVNSGAVQGLEFPGLDLPDSVSEIVMGGLLFLQVQHIFKKIMCFFQAREQKVGDHGVKAQGDGWLLTVALIEGTNLAPVDATGFSDPYVVFTCNGKTKTSSIKFQTLEPQWNDIFEFDAMDDPPSVMNVHVYDFDGPFDEVTSLGHAEINFVKSNLSELADVWIPLQGNLAKSRQSKLHLRIFLNNSKGTGMVTEYLSKMEKEVGKKMTLRSPRTNTAFQELFSLPAEEFLISSFTCYLKRKLPTQGHLFLSPRIIGFYSSMFGRKTKFFFLWEDIEDIQAIPPSLSTWSPSLAITLHRGRGMDAKHGAKSVESGKLKFSLQSFASFSVANRTIMALWKARSLSSESKVQIAEEQSQNNTLQSEDSGIFVGVDDSKSLQMSEVFSSTISANMNSLLEVFEGGSLEMKVMEKVGCLKYSATQWESDKPEEYQRQIHYKFSRKLSPVGGEVTGTQLKSPMPNKKGWIIEEVMELQGVLLGDFFTLHIKYQIEDLAPKQKACSVQVYLGIEWSKTTRHQKRIEKNVLSSSSARLKEMFSLASKQLSNTR; encoded by the exons ATGAGGCTGACTGTGCGTGTGATCGGAGCGCGCAACCTGCGCGCCATGGATTTCAACGGGTTCAGCGACCCGTATGTGAAACTGCAGGTTGGGAAGCAGCGGTTCAAGACCAAGGTGGTCAAGATGAACCTGAACCCGGAGTGGGATCAGGAGTTCAGCTTCGTCGTCGCCGATGTCCGGGAGGTGCTCAAGTTAGATGTCTATGATGAAGACATGATCGGGACCGATGACTTCCTGGGCCAGGTGAGGGTGACACTGGAGGATCTTCTGGCCGTGGAGAACTTCTCGCTCGGTACGCGCTGGTACCAGCTTCTTCCCAAGACCAAGAGTGACAAGGCAATTAATTGTG GGGAGATTTGTCTTGCAATATCTTTAGAAACAGCTGGGGCCACACGATCATGGTCCGATGATCTTGCAACTGAACTAACTGGTACACAGAAAGAGGATTCATTGCAATCAAGTCAAAGCGCAGGATCATCATCAGCGGCATTAGCTTATGAAGAAAATGAAGCTTCTAAAGAAGATAATGTTAATGAGTATTTTTCTGATGGAACTGAAATCCCTGAAGATGACAAATGTGGCGAAGTGAGAGATCCAGAGGACAGGTTTAATGGGATTCCTACTGAAATTTCTAATGAAGCCGAAACTTCTAAAACAGAAAAGCTTGACAAGCCCTCGCTTGTTGATCGTGTCTATCAAATGTTTGCCAAGAAAAATGATGATATTTCGTCAACATCATTGACAAAGACCGAGGCTTTAGAAGAAGTTCAGCAAGCACCAGCAGTATTTGAGGCTCCTTTAAGCCAAAATAGTGACATTTCTTCAGAGATTACATTTGCTGAACTATTGAGATCTTTTGAATCGAGGCACGAAGAAGTCGAAATGCCTGTGAATTTACAAGGAATTCTTGTTAACCAGTCATATTTTACGTCACCTAGTGATTTGAATAACCTTCTCTTCTCACCAGATTCAGATTTTCGGCAAACATTGGTTCAGCTTCAGGGTTGTACTGATTTCAAAACTGAACCCTGGAGAATTGATAATGATGGGGAGTCCCTGAAGAGAGTGATAAGTTATACAACTGCACCATCCAAATTGGTTAAAGCTGTAAAGGCAACAGAGGAACAATCTTATTTGAAGGCTGATGGAAAAGAGTATTCAGTTTTATTAAGTGCTAGCACTCCTGATGTTCCTTGTGGTACTTATTTTCGGACAGAGGTTCTTTTCCGTATTATGCCAGGCCCTGAACTTGATTCTGAGCAACAGACTTCACATTTGGTAATTTCTTGGCGCATGAATTTTCTTCAGAGTACTATGATGAAAAGTATTATAGAAAATGGAGCAAGACAAGGCTTGGAGCAAAATTATTCACAGTTCTCTGATCTACTGTCAGAGAAGATCAAGCCTATTGATGTAGATGATGCTGGATCAGATAAGGAGCAGGTCTTAGCTTCATTGCAAGGGGGGCAGGAGTCTGATTGGAAGATAGCATTCCTATACTTCTGTAACTTTGGTGTCTTGTCCTCTCTTTTTGTTGCCTTGTACATTGGTGTTCATGTTTCACTAGTGAATTCAGGTGCAGTTCAGGGACTTGAGTTTCCTGGATTAGATTTGCCAGATTCTGTCAGTGAGATTGTCATGGGCGGGCTATTGTTTCTTCAGGTGCAACACATATTTAAGAAAATCATGTGTTTTTTTCAGGCAAGAGAACAAAAAG TTGGTGATCATGGTGTGAAAGCACAAGGCGATGGATGGTTGCTAACTGTTGCCTTAATTGAGGGAACTAATTTGGCACCAGTCGATGCTACTGGTTTCTCTGATCCTTATGTGGTATTTACTTGCAATGGTAAAACCAAAACAAGCTCAATCAAGTTCCAAACACTTGAACCTCAGTGGAACG ATATCTTTGAGTTTGATGCCATGGATGATCCTCCATCAGTTATGAATGTGCATGTATATGATTTTGATGGACCATTTGACGAAGTTACCTCTCTTGGACATGCTGAAATCAACTTTGTGAAATCAAATCTGTCAGAGCTAGCGGATGTATGGATTCCTCTTCAAGGTAACTTGGCTAAGTCCAGGCAGTCTAAGTTACACCTAAGAATCTTCTTGAACAACTCAAAGGGCACTGGTATGGTCACTGAGTATCTGAGCAAAATGGAGAAAGAAGTTGGTAAGAAG ATGACGTTGCGGTCTCCTCGAACTAATACTGCATTCCAGGAGCTCTTCTCTCTGCCTGCAGAAGAATTTCTAATCAGCAGTTTTACCTGCTACTTGAAGCGGAAATTGCCTACACAG GGCCATCTTTTCTTGTCTCCAAGAATAATTGGATTTTATTCAAGCATGTTTGGCCGGAAAACAAAGTTTTTCTTTCTATGGGAGGATATTGAGGACATACAGGCAATTCCCCCATCACTATCGACATGGAGTCCATCCCTTGCAATAACTCTTCACAGAGGTAGAGGCATGGATGCAAAGCATGGTGCGAAGAGCGTAGAGAGTGGAAAGCTGAAGTTTTCTCTGCAATCTTTCGCATCATTTAGTGTGGCCAATAG GACAATAATGGCGTTATGGAAAGCAAGATCATTGAGCTCCGAGTCTAAAGTACAGATTGCTGAGGAACAATCTCAAAATAATACACTTCAGAGTGAGGACAGTGGGATTTTTGTTGGTGTTGACGATTCCAAGAGCCTTCAGATGAGTGAAGTTTTCTCGTCAACCATTTCTGCTAAT ATGAATTCACTTCTGGAGGTGTTCGAAGGAGGTTCATTGGAGATGAAAGTCATGGAGAAAGTTGGATGCCTCAAATACTCGGCTACACAATGGGAATCAGATAAACCCGAGGAATATCAAAGACAAATTCATTACAAGTTTAGCAGGAAGTTGTCTCCTGTTGGAGGAGAAGTGACTGGGACCCAGCTGAAATCTCCTATGCCCAATAAGAAAGGGTGGATTATTGAAGAGGTGATGGAACTTCAAGGCGTCCTTCTTGGTGACTTCTTCACG CTTCATATAAAGTATCAAATCGAAGACCTTGCTCCTAAACAAAAGGCGTGCAGTGTCCAAGTCTATCTTGGAATTGAATGGTCAAAGACCACCAGGCATCAGAAGAGAATCGAGAAGAATGTTCTTTCCAGCTCATCTGCTCGCCTAAAGGAGATGTTCAGCCTTGCATCCAAGCAACTCTCGAACACCAGATAG